AGAAGCACTGTCAGCTCTCATGTATTTTTTATGTCACCCTAACTGACTGTTTAATAGCTTTCAGACACTAATCACTAAGTGTAAAAGGGCGCCACCTAGCAGCAAGTTGGACAAGGTTGCCGACTTTAAAGTCACCCATCACTTCAGTAGAAGCTCTTCCTTATGCAAGATTTCAACAAGGTATAAATTGGATGTAATTACAGTATGCAGCTGATGAGTATcacttgaataaaattttgctAGAAAACTGTTGTTGCTGataaaaatcattattttcTACTTGGATCAGGACAAAAACACTGTGTTTTCTATTTTAGATCAatctgtttgttgtttttgtgctGTGTTTTTGAAGTGTTCTTGTTGCTGGCCTGGAAAGGTGAGCCCATGCTGTAGCTACTAGAGCTGTCAGGTGATATACCACTGCTGCTGTAGCTGCTTCCACTGGGAGAGATTGACACTTCTTCCGTGGAGATGCCCATTGTGTTCTCCAATCGCTTCCAGAAGTGTTTGGCTGTGTACTTGACACCAGCAACAGTCTTCAGTGCACTTGGGGCTTCCTTCTTCTCCAGATCGACGTAAATTGGAATCACGCAGAACTTGCGTTTGTGACTTTCCAATGCTCGTATGAGGCTGTGGTGAATGAGCTTTTCAAACCATGCAGACTGAATCGACTTCCGCGATATAACAATGAGAATCTTCTCACTATTATCGACGCCCCTGTCAATATTGCGAAACTTGTCAGCACCAATAATGAAGTCCCTGTCCTCTATGAATCCTTGAAGCTTGTGCTTATCTTCCAAGAAATCTATCAGTTCATAGGCTACTTGCTCATCTACCTTATCATACCACAATGTAAAGTCATAGCTTTCCTCTTTGGATTCCCTGCTAGAAGATGAGTGCTCTGTTTCACCAGGCGATGAATGAGAACTTGACACTGTTGCATCCTGGGCGTTTCTTGCTGACCCTGCACTGTGGTGGAGTAGCTCTCAGGTGATGCGTCCACGGCTACATCTGACACCATGGATCTGCTGTTGGTTGACGATATCGATGACACCCCTGAGTCTGTACCTGATGCCATGGTTGATAGGATCGTTGTCAATGGTCACATGTCACAattctgcaaaaatatgaaattaatttgatttCGGCAAGGCGTTCAAATTAAGAATGTGAATGGAAAACAGATTTATCTTATGTGCAGCATAATTTGAGTAGAAAACAATGAAGAATGGTCGTGTACCGTGCTCATATAAAGCATTTGCTCATTTTGGCCACATATGGCCTGGCTGTACGTCATATTGATAGAACATTAGCTgcaaattgtagctctacggtgaggcagTCGGTGAGTCTTGGtttgcgacatcgctcaccagtagagctacaatgccgaaggccctgtagcatacaaaataagcgcgccacagatggcgcggcattttcatgtaaaatcccacatatttactgcattggtcgtaccgatttatcactactgagactaaacactatacttcactaaccttgtcgtttatggggtttggtattagcacagacacttcgatcgcgttccataaacattgagcgtgtttctgggagccgccattaccgtaAGTGGGTCATGGCGGCTccaaaaatgtttttggaacgcgatcgacgtatttgaacaaataccaaagcccatacacgacaaggttggtgtagtatagtgtttaatcttcagtagtgataaatcagtatgaccaaatgcagtaaatatatgggattttacatcaaaatgccatgccatgtgcagcttgcttattttgtatgcttcagggccttcggcattgtagttCTActgtgagcgaggtcgcaaaaccaaaactcaccgaccgcctcaccgtagagctacaattttgcagctatagAACATGAAGCAAGGATAGGAAGAGGCGCATGCCTTTACAGTTTGGAAACGGAGAAAAGACCAAGTATACGCAAATTACACACTTTCGAAAGTGTGGCTTCAGCTCACGACAAGAATTCTAGCCTGTGTACCGTGGGATTCCCAACTTCCGAATCCGCCTACACAAATGCGGGGATTCCAGCACATCTACAGATTGCCATGTTCGTGTTGAGCTTCAACTACATCCCGTCGAGTCACAGAAATTTATACTTTAATTTGAAACTAGAGCAACAGCGAATGCGTTAAATGTGCCGAACAACAATGGCCAGCGAAAGCTTTTAAATATAGCTTTCTCTTTGCCATTCATTTGTTATCAATCGTGCGATTACACTAGGTCGAGTCTGATTGTAACCGGAAGAGCGATGTAGCAAATTGACATGTTTACTGATATGATGGATGCACATTACCCCCCTTTCGACTTGCAATGACACAAAGTCCGTAGAGCTGGCACTTACCTTGTTCGATAtcttatgaaaataatatgttgtttttctctacacacaaactatatataaGTTACCTCCTCCGTACTCCGGAGTCCGTACCGTCACGATCGTACGTCGCGACCGTCACACAAGTATTCACCATCCGCCAATCAAAAATTTACTTCCGGGTTATTGCAGCGCCCTCAACATTTCAGGCACCTACGTGAGTCACGACAGCGAAAGACTGTGGAAAGTGGTGGGCAGACGTTTATACAGAAACATCAGTATTTTATCGGGTGATTAGATTGAAATGTCTTTAGTCAACTACGGGAGCAGCGATGAAAGCGACAGCGAGGAGGAAAACATGCATATGCCGAAGTCAACTGCCTCATCATCAGGAGACTCGTTCAGTAGTACTACAGCACGCAAACAAACTCCGCTTCCGGTTTCTTCGGCACGGTCACTCTTGTCCAGTTTGCCTCCTCCAAAATCTGCTTCAGTGGACACCGGTAAGCTGTTGATAATTCAAAGCAAAGATTAAACCCAGGGCTTATAGCCTTTGCTTTAAGCATAGATTTACTGTCTCGTGACTCAAACGGAAACATATCAGGAAAGTCTTCGTCTGGGTCCACGAAACGTATTAACACTGTCACTTGTTTGGTGCTCAAACTACTCATCAACCAGAGTGTTTACCTGTGATGGAGCTCGGAGGCAAAAATATTCTACCTCCAtagatggagggactgtggatggTATAAATCTAGTGATATTCAagcaatgttgacaaaaatcagGACAACATTGCCGACAAAGTTATGACCTCAACAACTTTTGTATTACGAAAACTGTCTTATTGTGATATCAGCTGTTGAGTGAGCTGCTGCAAGCATCCACATTTTCCCCAACAAACTGCAGCTCTCTGTTTGAAACGTTCACTGTTAAAACAGGAATATTCCCCACCATCAGTACTGACTGTCTTTTCTATACCTGCTTCAAAGCAACAAAAGTAGTCTCTGTCAGTTAAAGGTAcacacagttaccatggaaggagaaaatctaaccaatcacagattttaagcgggtggccgtttttttttttaaaacagcgccctcacatgggcattttgaatactaaggaacgcccctttgaccatatatgggcatatgtagattacaggtgattgtatacctttaagcatgttctagactctcgccagtcgcttgtaccgCTTGGTCTCGCGTATTGGCGTAGCTTCCGGTATTTGCTGGTACAAGCGACTGTTACGCCTCACGCAATCCCCCTTGCTATTACATATTCATGAGGTATCGCATCATAGTAATGGGTGGGGTAACAATACCATATTTGGATAGTGGAAGGTCATCCTCCAGGTCATACATTcatgtagctgtggaaacgcagctatctgttggcggggtagcgggcatcgctatgcgggtcaaaggtcaaccccgccacggatagctgcgggccaactgccagcgaaagtgggtctattacgacgacacaatatgtatcggaactttgaacggcaaaataaaccacagtgagcgtaattcaataaaatgacctatacctgcctgaactctgattattgctcattccatagctccttttgtgaacaaacgTCTCATTCCCTagctccttttgtgaacaaacgTCTCTCGTTCGAACGTGatcttattagcatatcaatagaagtcaaagttcgctgctggagtgaaaatcttgagtactccttggaaaatcagccgaattacgtaaacgaaccagaaattttgttcacaaaattttgccCTTCCTTTACCACAGCCGCACTGTGTTTTTTATGTCGACAGTCGTTGTCTGGGAAGCGCATATAATCAAGGAATAGCGCTGCAGTTTAAGCCCACCCCTTTCCATGTCACTTGTTGTGACATCACCGTCGCCTTTTTCATACGGTTTTGTGAGGGCGCATACAAGGTATAACAGTCTTCGTGCCTTCCGCACTCGATCTCACGCCTTCGGCGCTCAATCGCCCACGTTTGATTGCTACCACACTTTAATAAAGTGAATCCGgtcaaagaaggcacgagggactgtcgacagtctaagcATGTTCCTGCATCCAAATTTAGTTCACCTATGTGCCTATGCCTGTGCTGTATCCCAGGAAGTGTCCTTTTGCTGTATGTTCAACCCACCCCCAAAAAGTTGTAAACAGAAGCAAGCTAATTGCCTTTCCTGCAGGAACTGTTTCAGAAATATATTGTGCTTTTCTGCTGCAACTTCCATAGTGTACAAAGTCTTAATAAAGTCAAAATTTGTTGCAGATGTAGTTACCATTGGATATGGCAAAGGGACAAAAACCATGTCTGAAAGTACAAATACAGAAACTTCTGTAAAGCAAGGTGGTCAGCCATCTTCAACCACAGATCGGCCAATGAGATCCCTGAATCTACCTCCTCCAAAGAAAGGCCAGCCTGTCAAAATTACTGTACCATCATTGCCAGATGTGAGTATCAACAAGGGTTATCAGCGACAGTCGCCTAGTGTATAAATTTAATATGTTATTTACAGTGCAGGATTGGCTAAACCAATGCGTGGACACCCTTGTATGCCTTGTGACTGTGGATAAATTAATCATTTACTGTGGATAAATTAATCATTTGATAACTTTGTCTTTTTTTGTCCTTTATGGTATGTACaatgcactgagacgtatgtgtagtgcgtttgTTAAGaattgaataataataataataataataataataataaaataataatagagCAAGGGTCCTCTTTTCTCTTCACCATTGGAAACAATTAAACCTAAGTACAGAAAATTGTAACCAAAATGCTTGTAAGACAAGGCATTATCAGTTTGTTGCCAGCGCTTGTGCACTACTTTTGTCACCATGTCTATTTCTTGAATCAGAttttaaaatgtgttacacCGTACAAGTCAATGTCAGCAGGAGCCAATTCcagtttttatgtcatccaaacCACACATACCAAAAAAGCATCTGTTCATGTCTTAACAATGCAACTATATTTGTTGTGATCATCTTCAGCCTGACTCTGATGAGGACGAGCCAGCTCCAAAGAAAGCCAGACCAAGTTCCCAGGTATGTTATCTTAGTCCCGGATAATAACAGTACAGGTCTTACATACATGGAATACTGTTTTTCTCCTTCTCCTTACAAtggagattttttttttcaataactgATGTGGCTGTCAGGAGTAAGTAGTGCTGGAAAATATTTTGCTCTTCCCTAGGGAAATTGGAAAGAAGACTGCAGAGTGGCTCTGTGTCTTCCATGAAATGGAAAATTGCTAACTTACGACTTAAGTGCAAAATCGATTCAGATCATGAATCGGGATTATTTTCAGAATATTGCAAGTGTGAATGTTACAATGTGACAATTGTTAGTAAAGAAATACTAGAATGTGATTTTGTCTGTATGTCATCAGTTCATACAGGCTTTGGTCCCTATGCTGTGATTGCCAAATTGTGTCAGTGACCTTAAGTGCTCTGTCGTTATTGTTCGTCACTTCAAAGTATCAATAAATTTTTTCCAACTATGCTATTGCACTATGAAGCTGCACTCAAAATTTACTGTTCTATCTCTATAGGGTTCTGGACTGTTTGCGTTGCTTCCCCAACCAAAACATGCCATAGCAAAGGAAAACAACAGGATCCTCATCCCACACACACTGACCAAGAAACCAAGTGTACAGAAACCACAGGTGAAGACACCAGCCACATCAACTAAACCACAGACATCCAAGCCAGCTGTCAGGACATCTGGAATGGCAGGATTTTTAAATTACGGCAGTGATGAAGACGACGAACCGAGTAGTTTCTTTTCTCTTGATGAAAAAGATACTCAAAAGTTAAATACTGAGAGACAAGTCCAGAATGTGAAATCAGAAAATGTTTCATCCACTGTGAATCAGACTTTGAATACCAAAATTTCTTCAGGTCAGGATACTCCACTGgctttcaaaaattcacagtcaAATTTGCATCAGAACAATTCAATATCTATGCAACAGGCAGCAAAAATTCCTCCAGTGAGTGACCATCTTGCATCCTCATCAGCGACTAGTACAATGCCAATGAACAGAGCAGATGCACCTCTTGATTTCAGTCGAAGTTCAAATGCCGTGAGTTCATCCAGCCATGGATATGGAGCCAGTGGCAATTCCTATGGCTACAGTCAACAGTATCAACACAGCTACCAGGATTACAACCAACCGTATCAAGAACCCTACCAACAGGTGCTGGTCTGCTAATATGTACACTTTAACCATCAaaagattttgaattttatctttttgGGAGGTTTTCGTGTTTTTCACCAGTGATGATGAAAATGGGTATGAATTTTGTACGATAGTTAAAAAAATAAGATCTTGCTTCTTTTGCTGAAGATGAAATATGCACAACTGTGTGCCTCATCCTGCTACATGAAGTATTCGTACTTTCATTC
This is a stretch of genomic DNA from Ptychodera flava strain L36383 chromosome 21, AS_Pfla_20210202, whole genome shotgun sequence. It encodes these proteins:
- the LOC139121129 gene encoding proline-rich protein PRCC-like; amino-acid sequence: MSLVNYGSSDESDSEEENMHMPKSTASSSGDSFSSTTARKQTPLPVSSARSLLSSLPPPKSASVDTDVVTIGYGKGTKTMSESTNTETSVKQGGQPSSTTDRPMRSLNLPPPKKGQPVKITVPSLPDPDSDEDEPAPKKARPSSQGSGLFALLPQPKHAIAKENNRILIPHTLTKKPSVQKPQVKTPATSTKPQTSKPAVRTSGMAGFLNYGSDEDDEPSSFFSLDEKDTQKLNTERQVQNVKSENVSSTVNQTLNTKISSGQDTPLAFKNSQSNLHQNNSISMQQAAKIPPVSDHLASSSATSTMPMNRADAPLDFSRSSNAVSSSSHGYGASGNSYGYSQQYQHSYQDYNQPYQEPYQQYTVTEDQSSGYLGNNQEQYQAAESTSHDDYINDEGFKRLQGKKRQGEAIQIIDIQEDRQDYTSTEWVSKHQTEEKEYRAKLRKEQLPTSQQRKKHQITYLAHQAKERELELKNSWAENRLTRKQTQAKYGF